The genome window AGGAGAGGCTGAAGTAGCTTTGGAAGGACTTAATGTATGCGCAAAGACTATGCAGAATAATCTCTTTATGCCAAAATTTGATACAAATCTTAGAACCGAGCGAGCTCATCCATCAGACTTGTACAACAACTCGAAGCTACTTTGGAAACTTGGCGAAAGGAGTTCCAATAGTCAATCGGAATCACAGCCACTCACTGGAAGTTGAGAAGGAAGCAAGCAATGCATCAAAATGGAAAAAGGAAACGTTCAAATTTAAAGTGGTAATATTCATGACAGTACCGGGCATTGCACCCaacttaattataaatttacaataTCTACCAAATGCGTACTATCTGAAGCAAATTATACTTCAATGTTTTCGGAAGTCATCAATTTATGGGATTTAATAAATACTTGCTACATGATTTATTGCCAGGTGGATGGTTTGAATAATtaatacaaacaaaaaataaaataaatcatttgGTTTGGTACAGTATGTGTATGTTGGATTAGCCATTGACATGAAACCAAGGAAAATTTGTCAAGCTGGTGCCATGGTTGCCTGTTTCTGTACTCACCTTCGAGTCTATAACCTTAAAGATCTCATATTTTAGTTTGGTCTTATATTATGAAGCTCATCACATCACAAATAACTGAATCCTAGACAGCTCCACAGTGCAAGAGCTGGGAGAACCGGTCCCCTTTGCAGGTGTATACTGGTTTTTCCAGATTAAGTTAAATGCAATTGAATACAAATGTTACTAAATCATAGACACAAATCATTATTAAGTTTGAATATGCCCCAAcagtatatacatacaaaaactCCTGCAAAATTGAAGTGAATCTGTGAAATCATGTAAACTTATCTAAATTACTACCTCAAATGTATCACAACTGTGACATTCTATGTACAAGACAGACAGATTGAATCTTGATTCCATGCGGATCTTTGGTGTCAGTTTGCATCCCCTATCAAGATGTTCTGCATGAGCTTCAGCCAGCCGATTCCGGATCAACTCCAAAGTAACCTAAGAAAATGACCACGCAATGCAGAGTCAGAATCTAGCCTGAAATAACATTATCAACTTTTAATGTTCCTAGAATTGTTTAGCAACAATGTCAACTTCATAATAGCCAGATCTCACTTGGGTGGATATGCTATTTGAAATAAGTATATTGAAAGTGTGGATGCTTCAGTTATCCCTACAGTGATTTGTTGCCCTTTTCTAATATAACAAGTGCAATTGCCACCAAAGAGTAACACTGCTAGAAATCCGAAGATAATTGAAATCCAACTTCCTCAGTGTAGATAATTGAAGGAAGAAGACGCATACCAGAATCTTTATCAAGGCAAAAATATAATTACCGCATCTGACTAATACAATTATAACACAAGTGTTGGACATCAGAGGACGGAAGTTACTTCAACTGATGGTACTAGTCTAAGCATAAAAGTAAATTAAAAGGCAGGAAAGAAGTAAACTAGAAGAGAAAGAACAGCAGCGGGACCTCTTCCCCTCGGAGTAGCTTAAGTTCACAAGAAGTGCAATAAACATGAGAGTAGTTCTCGTGCAACTCTCCCTCCTTGCAGATGGGACACCAAACCGTCTGTTGCACCTGGTAGAAAGACCATAATATTAAGTGGAAACTTCGTATATTTTTTGAAGGGAGGCAAGTGAATACAATAGAATATGATCGAGTACCTCAATAAAACAGTAACTATCATAAAGCAAAAAAACAATCTTACCATCTCTCTCCCTGATTTCATCTTTGTACTGGAAGCTAAAAGGGTGAGAGAAATTAGTAGACTCCGACAACCATTTCAAAGCATAAACACTAGAATGCAACTGGATGATACTGTTAATATCCATCTAGGTAGCAGCGGATTCATATTTTAGATTTGTTAAGGATAGAGTTGAGTGTTGGGCCTAACAGTTTAGTAACTTGTTTATAACAGCACAGTTGTTTGCTCGGATGACATTGACTGATTATGAAAGCTGACAAGACTCATGAAAAAACAAGCACAACACCAAATCAGGAATAGTATAAGTAGATTATAGAGTATTTAGGAAGAAAATAATGTAATATTGATTAGTAGAATACCGGGTGATCATTGAGCTGCATATGGTGATAAACGGCACGTGCCAAGTAGTCGTCCTCCTCGTCTTCCCAAGTTTTGGCAGAGCTTTCTGGTTGAGGAGAAAATGGGGTTTAAGAAATGGTAAAAAAGAGTAAAAGAAGTTGAAAACGGTACCTAGTGTAGATTGGTGTTGCATAAGATCTTGATAGAAGAAAGTTTGCATTTGTAAGAGAATATCTTCGCACTCGGGTTGGGAAGGAAGGCCATCATATTCCCATAATAGATCGCGGTTAATTTTAGTAAGTTCATCAGAAACAATGGCCTGTAAAGCTGATTGGATCAAGGTAGCCTGGTGAGGAATAAACAGAagaaatgaaatattaataagaaaaataattaaaagaaaatcaaagtaAAAGGGGTTTTCGTTGAATAcctgattgttgttgttgttgggaaGGAGTCTCATCTTCCAGAGCAGGCGGGAGCGGTCATCACGGATCCTTTTCAAGCAATTCTCCCTCAGCTACACTTGCACACTCATCCATCATCATCAATATGTATGTAGATTGTAATAATTTGATATCATCATTTCATTTATTATAACAACACTACCTTGTGTTTCCAATTGGAAATCGTTTTCAGTGATGCTCGTGGTGCCGCCGCCCTTGACGATTCCGGCGCTTCATCTTCTTCGCCGCCGCCCATTTGTCCGACAGACAACTGGTGTCAACAGCAAAGGAATGCGAATGAATTCAGAGTTGATGGGTCGGGTTATTATTTTAAACCCCACTTCAGCTTATTCGGGTGTTGCTAAATGCAGTAAAAAATTACTTCA of Daucus carota subsp. sativus chromosome 3, DH1 v3.0, whole genome shotgun sequence contains these proteins:
- the LOC108214282 gene encoding uncharacterized protein LOC108214282, which encodes MGGGEEDEAPESSRAAAPRASLKTISNWKHKLRENCLKRIRDDRSRLLWKMRLLPNNNNNQATLIQSALQAIVSDELTKINRDLLWEYDGLPSQPECEDILLQMQTFFYQDLMQHQSTLESSAKTWEDEEDDYLARAVYHHMQLNDHPVQQTVWCPICKEGELHENYSHVYCTSCELKLLRGEEVTLELIRNRLAEAHAEHLDRGCKLTPKIRMESRFNLSVLYIECHSCDTFEVVI